One window of Kryptolebias marmoratus isolate JLee-2015 linkage group LG3, ASM164957v2, whole genome shotgun sequence genomic DNA carries:
- the LOC108250456 gene encoding cyclin-dependent kinase 15 isoform X2, with protein sequence MEDCSRCMREVSCWLKRCCCVEEEEDEEVKQNRKENGGDGEKSLKSSRSWTSLPPAEADLDRSSLSVSGSQPHWFHTLQVRRFRVPRGRSNSDPMRATSMQDLFTWKAGLEFGAAQSYLSLEKLGEGAFASVYKGISRINGQLVALKVIRMKMEEGIPFTAIREVSLLKHLKHANIVLLHDIIHTSETLTFVFEYMQTDLAQYMMQHPGGLHSHNVRIFMFQLLRALSYIHSRRILHRDLKPHNLLISYLGELKLSDFGLARSNSIPSQTFSSEVVTLQYRPPDLLLGSTDYSTALDMWGAGCIFVEMLQGLPAFTGGSDELEQLQNIWMILGVPSEDSWPGVSLLPNYRPEHFSHWKPKLLKTVWKSCFHL encoded by the exons atgGAGGACTGCTCCCGTTGCATGAGGGAGGTCAGCTGCTGGCTGAAGAGATGCTGCTGTgttgaagaagaggaggatgaggaggtgaAACAAAATAGGAAGGAAAACGGAGGTGATGGTGAGAAGAGTTTGAAAAGCAGTAGAAGTTGGACGTCCCTTCCACCTGCTGAG GCAGATCTGGACCGGTCCAGCTTATCCGTCTCTGGGTCTCAGCCCCACTGGTTCCACACTCTGCAGGTGCGGCGATTCAGAGTCCCACGAGGACGCAGCAACAGTGACCCAATGAGAGCAACGAGCATGCAGGACCTGTTTACCTGG AAAGCTGGACTGGAGTTTGGAGCTGCTCAGTCATACCTGAGTCTGGAGAAGCTGGGAGAAGGAGCATTCGCCTCTGTCTACAAAGGCATCAGCAG GATAAATGGGCAGCTGGTGGCTCTGAAGGTGATTCGTATGAAGATGGAGGAAGGAATCCCGTTCACCGCCATAAGAGAGG tttctctgctcaaacacctgaaacatgcCAATATTGTTCTCCTGCATGACATCATCCATACCAGTGAGACGCTTACCTTCGTCTTTGAATACATG CAGACAGATCTTGCACAGTACATGATGCAGCACCCTGGAGGTCTGCACTCTCACAACGTGCGG ATCTTCATGTTCCAGCTGCTGCGAGCTCTCAGCTACATTCACAGTCGTAGGATCCTGCACCGAGACCTGAAGCCTCACAACCTGCTCATCAGTTACCTGGGAGAACTGAAACTCTCCGACTTTG GTCTGGCTCGGTCCAACTCTATCCCCAGTCAGACATTCTCTTCTGAAGTTGTGACACTGCAGTACCGACCACCTGATCTTCTGCTGGGATCTACAGATTACTCCACAGCTCTGGACATGTG GGGGGCGGGCTGTATCTTTGTAGAGATGCTGCAGGGGTTGCCAGCATTTACAGGAGGTTCTGATGagctggagcagctgcagaacaTTTGGATG ATTCTGGGTGTCCCGTCTGAGGACAGCTGGCCTGGAGTCAGTCTGCTGCCTAATTACAGACCAG AGCATTTTTCTCACTGGAAGCCAAAGCTGTTAAAAACCGTTTGGAAAAG CTGTTTCCATCTTTAA
- the gemin6 gene encoding gem-associated protein 6, with amino-acid sequence MQCNWLLSGPLHWFRFVDKQVRVKAGKDEEHLGWLLTVDPVSASVVLLNFREDAALVHVVVGHSVKNVEVLQEPDPEMTERLRSFFLPLTTPILDPEELRHRRARVRQWLKKNWLPVDEDRDELRVAGVLTITAPYRPEDCCSSNQIILDRIQKLIQVHPETDLDSTEPKVPGISLELDHD; translated from the exons ATGCAGTGCAACTGGCTTCTCTCAGGTCCGCTGCACTGGTTCCGGTTCGTAGATAAACAGGTGAGGGTGAAGGCGGGAAAAGATGAGGAGCACCTGGGCTGGCTGCTGACCGTGGATCCGGTGTCCGCCAG TGTGGTTCTGCTGAACTTCAGGGAGGATGCAGCATTGGTGCACGTGGTTGTGGGTCATTCTGTCAAAAATGTAGAAGTTCTACAGGAGCCGGATCCAGAGATGACAGAGCGCCTCCGTTCCTTCTTCCTTCCTCTGACGACCCCCATCCTGGACCCTGAGGAGCTGAGACACAGGAGGGCCAGGGTCCGCCAGTGGCTCAAAAAAAACTGGCTTCCTGTGGACGAGGACAGGGACGAGCTCAGAGTGGCGGGAGTTCTAACCATCACGGCTCCGTACAGACCTGAGgactgctgcagctccaacCAGATCATCCTGGACCGCATCCAGAAGCTGATCCAGGTCCATCCAGAGACTGATCTAGATTCAACTGAACCAAAAGTCCCTGGGATCAGTCTGGAGCTGGATCACGACTGA